The sequence ATTTTGCTAATTGAGATTTAAGGAATACAAGTTTACAATTCATCCACCTATCTCATTCCTCTATAAAACGTCCCcactacttcacaattttcttcacctctgcagtcaatctccaaatagaattttgcttctttaaaaCCTATTCCACTATCTCACCTCACCCATTCCCACCTCTGCTGCAAGTTTCACCCCAACACATTATAAGGTAATAGAGTGAAGATTATTCATctcattcaattcttcttcACAATAATTCTAACTTATGTGATATATCAATTCTGCAGAGACAAGCAACATTCACCATCAATCCAAGGTTTTCCCCTATTTCACTTTTACAGAGAACCAACAATCACCAATACGTTTACACATGTATTttgaaactgaaattacatgAAGGATTAATTTACATGAATGAATGTTTGTGTACAATTTACAATTGatcatttacagtatttgatttatgctcaaatcctatTTGCCAAGTGTTCGACTGAACTGTGGCTTGAACCctgctgtgtgtgtgagtcgaggtcaggggacggcagccgcggtggctgccgaTGGTCAACGGAAGGCAGCGGAGCCTTGGCTCTGTTCTGCTAGAAAGGGGAAAGAGGAGAGGGTTTCagcttttaattaaaatgaagaagatgaggaaaataaaaaggaaaagagaacaGGGAGTTAGGGTTTACCGATTTCAGGTGAGGCGGAGGTGGCTCCGACTGAGAAGAAGGATCAGGCGGCGGCGCACCACGGTGGGACGTCTGCTGTCTTGTTtccggcggcggcgcggcttacGCCGAGTCCGTGCGCGTATGAGAGTGTAGAAAGGGATAGAGTCAGGGCgtgtagagagagaaatagaagagatggagatggagatggagatggcGGCCGTGTCGCCGGAGAGGAGAACCAGGCGGCGGCGCATCGTGGAAGGATGGGATTGGGCCattctttaattaaaattgaatttgggCTTTGATTTAAATGCTTGggcctaaaaaaaaataatttgatggGCTTCTTTAATTAAACTGTTGGGCCATATGATTTAATTGTTTTATAAAATGTTTGGACCTTAATTattttgggcttatatctatttaaattatttgagtctttatttatttaatttaaattggacttgattaatttatttatatatgacctttaaattaattatttcaatagagttcttttatttcaagtatttttataagtggttttaaaataaaatattttgagttaaactcttatttgaTGAATTCCTTTCAAAAGGCTTATTAATATAGTttatttgaaaaggattaaattgttttatgtatgagaaagcatgatctatgatgatatgatttgtctatgtgatattaaatgacagaatatttgacttgatgacatgaATAGAACGAAttatgattgatgcgcatgttgatgttcgaataaacggtttcgaacctaaatgttagttatgtgataaatgttttgagtttaaggttttgaacgagacaagattaatatggatgctagaaccctaaaatcattaaaaaggagatagtttagtttagagacctatcttcctttctttcacgacttcttctcgaacttatcgattcttcgtcaataaaggtctaggcgggaagtgatagctaaagagggaagtaactctacgctcgttgtgggaacgaataaggtgggctttcttaaaacacgtatatagagatcccctgcatacaggcctcttatacgaaatgaaatgaatgacatgatataactgtgatatttTAAAGGGTAAATGGTTCTTattaaatgaaatgtttatggaaatgattaaatggttcttatgaaaggaaaggaaatgtttatgaaatgattgtctgccaaaaatgtttatgttttatgtatgtatcctatctgtgttggttcgccaactataaaggaaatcgaattcggaccctacgctagacgaaggtttgctagtaagggttaacgtgtacactcatggagactgtgtgtcgcttgcgaccggtcttggcgtccgtggaaggaggcctccttcccggcgtgtaaaaggaacagatatggatcatatagactgaaaatgggatgcgcatccaactttatgaaatgaaagaaaatgtttagtaagcacaggtccttcaagtaaaaccctgtgtgttactgttggcagtacaataaatgatataaaatgtgatgtttccggcatatgttcactgaatatttttactcagccctgcatgttgtttttcctaatgtgcaggttgagcaggtgatggaatggagtggagttgagcggatgtaccttttgacataaaataataatgtaaccttgagtatacatcttcatatgtataactcacacgtatttccgctgcaagatactctgattatgctaatgttttatattaagtatgatactcttttgttgggtaatccacttcgacgAGCCTTCCCAAACGAACGTCTTGTTTTTgtccaagtgatcagttatgatcctagtgttatataataaatgtctcttttcgtaaaatgtttgattgttaagtaaatgcccctttctttccccgcttcttaatccccttcccgagtcataaccccggttaagccattcttagggattgcgggctttTACAGTGGAACATGAAGCAGGGCAAGGAATTTTCTGTCACCAAATCAGACAGCAGACGAATTTACTTCAAACGCAAGCATTCAGATACGTGCCCCTTCAAGCTCCATGCATCGTCACAAGATGGAGCCATTTGGGGAGTGTATAAGTTCACCAATGAGCACTCATGCGACGGTGATCTAGGGCGCGTAGCGCGAATAAAGGTCCCCCGCAAAAGTCATCGCAGCATATTTAGCACAGAAAATACACGACGACTGCGAGATCTTGAAGCCGAAGGCCATCCAGCTGGAGTTGCGACGTGAGTTTGGCGTACAGATCAAGTATGATGTTGCATTGCGAGCCCGTAATCGAGCGACTGAGATGGTTTATGGTCGACATGATCAGTCCTTCGAGATGCTGCCCAAGTACTTATACATGTTGAGACAATCCAATCCCGGTTCGATGGTGGAGTGAGAAGTTGACGATGATggccgattcaaacacttatttgTTGCTCTTACAGCTTCGGCTACCCCTTTCATGTTCAGCTTACGGCCAGTGATTGTCGTTgacggcacacacttgaagggcaagaataggggtattttgtttgttgcagtGACGAAGGACGACAACGAGAGTTTGTTCCCACTCGCGTATGGTGTTGGCCCGAAAGAGAACGATGAATCGTGGACTTATTTCATGTCACGCATTCGACGTGTTTATGGCCAAGCCAATCCACTTTTGATTGTCTCTGATCAACATATCTCCATTGCCAATGCTATCAGGAATGAGTTACCAAATGCCACCCACGGCCTATGCTACTACCATTTGCAAAATAACCTGAAGCATTACAGTAAGGCAGTGGTCGAGGTGTATCGACAAGCTGCATTTGCGTACGAGAAGTCCGACTTCACTAGGgctatgaacgccctgaagGTTATGAAGAGAGCCGCGTACGATAAACTAATGGGGATTGGGTCGGAAAAGTGGGCTCGTTCGATGTGTCCTATGCCTGTGCGACGCTACCGTTTTATGACATCAAATGCTGCTGAAGCTTTTAATTTCAGATTGTTGTGGGCAAGAAGACTTCCTATCTGCTCGATGTTAGAGGCAATCAGAATTGTTATTGAGAAATGGTTCAGCGAGCGACTAAGGGCTGCACAACAAATCGAGCAAGGCTTGACTGCTGAGGCCGGTAAAAGGGTAGCTATTGAAGTCCAAAAAAGTCATCGATACACTGCACAAAGGTTGAGTGGCATGAAGTATAAGGTGCAAACTGCGAGGGTGCGCTGTTGGATCACCGCTAGATGCTACCACCATCTGTCCGAGGCCCGGGACGCGCTCCAATGCCCAGAcatataaagcccacgaaggaccgtagaagtgatacttctCGCCGGTTCCTATCTCTGTCGTATAATGGCATAACATCTTATACGAATACGCGCCccaggggaatctatcaaatgcaGCGAGATCATCCACCAACACCCAAAGCCACGGCTGTACCCGTGCATCCAACCCAAGAACAAGGGTGTGAGCCACACACACGAGGATAGCACGAAGGTACAGGCTCCCATCCTCATCATCCACTCGACGATCCAAATTGCACACGCGTTTGATGAGCGCCCGTATTGTCATGGTTCGCCCACCGCAGAATCGTCAGTATGCCTCCACGCGATTGCAGTCGTGCTGTAAAGTCGCATCGAACATCGATCCCCCGAAATTGAGCCCAATCACTAATGCGTAGTCCGCAGGGGAAAATCTGACTCGTGCTCCGCACAGAAAGAAGCACATCTCATCGGTTTCTGACACAATCTGCCTCGATACAATCTGGTGTAATGTTCTATTGCTCTTCGGGGGGCCTCCAATCAGTGAAATGCCCAAAACATGATGCTCTAAATCTTCCCAATAACCCTTCATTGCACCGTTCGCCGAccacatttaaagtttcaaccagCTCCGGAAAATGCGAAGATATGGGACATTCGCCTATTCATTGGTCAATAGTGTCGGGACGAAGATATGGGACATTcgcctattcatttacaaaatgaaaaccatattaaattcagtaaaatattaaaaaataatacaaatagacataattaaaaaactgcaatttaattaataccaagcaataccaagcaatttaattaaactgcaatttaatattaaattcagtaaaattcagtaatattaaactgcaattaaattctgtaaaatattaaaattcagtaattcagtaaaatagtaaaattcgagtaaaatagtaaaattcaataaaatattaaaatagtaattcgagtaatattaaaattcagtaaaattcattaatattaaactgcaattaaattcagtaaaattcagcagtttaatattaaattcagtaaaattcgagtaattcagcaatttaatattaaattcagtaaaatattaaactgcaattaataccaagcaatttaattaaattcagtaaaatattaaaaaaacagcaatttaattaataccaagcaataatagtttcaataattaataattaaacaattataattaaattaaattcagtaaaatagtaataattaacgtaaacatacagatagatttaataaagtattttatgcctaaagAGCAActatccggccggtgaagtgtccggtaaaatgtatccgaccgggtacatttcagattGAAACTGTTCCGGCCGGACGCATTATTCCGGGCATAGTACCGGCCGGATAGTTGCTCTataggcataaaatactttattttattaaattgcaCAAAACACACATAAACAATGCAATGTAATACCCAGCAAAACTCgcaataataattcaataatgattacttaaacaaatataattaaattaaattcagtaaattactaataattaatataaacatacaactaattaaaatggaataGTCTATGCTAAAAAACGatcggtccggccggtgaagttccCGGAAAAATCAATCCGGCCgtatgtttcatttaaataatgtaCTCGGCCGGACCaatttatccggccacttcaccggccggaccgatcgttttttagcataaattattctattctattcaatttcatgaaaattaaaaataaaaacctgtgaagaagatgccaTGGATGATGAAGAAGCTTGTGTCCGACGTGCTTCAATATTTTGAACTCTCTCGGTGggtaaaaaaaagtgaagaagcCCATATGTATATATTGGTGAGGAAAAAACCCTAGTGAAGGAAGGTAAATATAGTGTTAAATAGAGATAAGATATATGGACGAAAAAAAAGTGATTGAAGCCGATTGTATcggctttatgtctatcaaaagatAATCAAATTTTTTAGAAAGATATTTTTGTCCTTTATGTATCGGTTCTTGCATAATTCACTTggtaacatgcatgatttttttgggtaacaagcatgcatttatttgggacggattttgagtatatatatatatatatatatatatatatatatatatatatatatatatagggttgggttccggtggatccctatgcttataatagatccgtagatccaaatctag comes from Salvia miltiorrhiza cultivar Shanhuang (shh) chromosome 3, IMPLAD_Smil_shh, whole genome shotgun sequence and encodes:
- the LOC131018770 gene encoding uncharacterized protein LOC131018770; translation: MFSLRPVIVVDGTHLKGKNRGILFVAVTKDDNESLFPLAYGVGPKENDESWTYFMSRIRRVYGQANPLLIVSDQHISIANAIRNELPNATHGLCYYHLQNNLKHYSKAVVEVYRQAAFAYEKSDFTRAMNALKVMKRAAYDKLMGIGSEKWARSMCPMPVRRYRFMTSNAAEAFNFRLLWARRLPICSMLEAIRIVIEKWFSERLRAAQQIEQGLTAEAGKRVAIEVQKSHRYTAQRLSGMKYKVQTARVRCWITARCYHHLSEARDALQCPDI